A stretch of DNA from Montipora foliosa isolate CH-2021 chromosome 4, ASM3666993v2, whole genome shotgun sequence:
tatcaagcagggttcttacatttttggcaaCACCTTATTTTCACTCACGATATTTGCCTTTTGgggtaaacgtcatgcttaaccaCTTTAAAGTTCATTATGATCATTAGGGAGCTTTGGCACGCAATTTTGAGACACAGATGACAACCgtaagtgagctgttttcccttttaatttgtcttcacacaaccacatttatattgctaattatcttttctccattagagatgattagttttaATATCTGGAAGACACTACTTTCATCGCAAGCAAAATCTTTACTTCAGGTTGCCGTCCGAGTCTCAACTCTTTTATTACATGACTTGCCCCGAATTCCTAAGGTTGGAAAACTGTTGACTGAACTAATAAAAATCCTTTATTACCTCTGTTTAGCTCTCGAGTGAAGTAATATCTGTCAGGATCAGGAACAAAGTCCTTGGGACAGGCTTCCTTCGTTCGATCACTAAACTCACACATGCGTCGTGACAACACAAAGTTAAAACTTTGACATCGATTATCTGTTCGACATTCCGGCAGGCACATGAGTCCAAGATCTGCTGGCATCGTCTTATAAATATGCTTCTGCAACATCCTTCCAGATATTGACATTTGAGATCCAGAACTATGGCATTGCTGAGTGGCCGCTCGGGCAAGCAGTTGACCAATGACAACAAAATATAACAGATGTCTCATGTCCTGAAAAAAGTTTGAAATGGTAGAAAAAAGCTCAAATTTTATGTAACCTGACTGGGCTTAATAAGCTGGCTTGGTTGTGGCTGTTCGACTTGTAGAGAGGGGGGTGGCAAACATAGCCATGTGTAATCGGATAATAGCATTGATTTCATTATCTGAACACCAAATAGGTTTGTCTTCAGTGGCAACAAATCCAATTTCACCTCGCGTCGCAAGTGGTCAACTTTTAATTATACAAGTGCTGTAGACTTCCAAGTATGTTCAGTTGATTGACAGTCATATGTTACCTGCGGTCAGTGATTTTAACTGAACTTTGTCGCACGTGTTTGGCATTATTAAAACCCTAACATGGAAAAAAATCTTCTTTTGTTAGACCAGTGATTTTTTAAGGCAAGATTCGATTAACAGGAGAGAATTCTGACAAACGGTCCTATATACGCTTCAATGGTATATAGGCGAGCGTGGGGTGGAGGGGTGgagggggtactttaggaatttctcggtggggatgtgccgctgggaccctggaccCTTAGCCtctaccagagctagttcagctgaattttgctaccctatactagagtaaactcccaccgatttccgtctaaataccgatacttgacAGTTAATGATATCCAGAaatgtttcatgatagccatttatcgacGCTGATGAGGCTGAGTtgcgtaaacttaaactttgccaactcgatttttttatgttttgcagcgggaaattctggtttccttagtcttgactgccagtttcgtgaaaaatgataccctattctagacccaaacgctcagATTTATATACCccatgctagagtaaactgcttgaaaaccatacccttcacagcggcacatacctatatagtccatatatggcagtacccctcCCCCCCGGTTCTCCGAGGCCTAAAGAGCGCGACTAAAGCTTCATTGAAAGGAATATCCTGCGTGACCAGTTTTAAATGCTCAGACATCGTCTTTAATATTTAATTTCACGCGGACTTTGTGTATAAGGAAGTGTCGTATAGAGTAAGTTTACTAGGCTGCGTTAGAGGTTGCACGAACAAAAGAGACACCAATACCTGTAGGTTTTAACACAATAATTTTAGTCGTTGTTCGATTACTGTAAAGTTGAATGGAGCAGTCCTTGACAACACGACCAAGACTACAATAGAGCTTTATCCGGATAATTGCTGTTTAAAAGGGTTCATCTTAGGCAATGGATTGCTTGAGTTGGTAGTGTCTTTAAAAAGAcaggaggaggcagtgtggcccagtggcgcagtggttagggcgcttgccttgagatccgtaGATCCCGGGTTCCTCAAGACCTGCTCTGCCTACTCGTTGGATtagatcctggtagtccctggttcaagtgtaaatagccaactggtttgcctccggccagttgggattctcaacagttgttgttgttctgttctgtctttccgtggtgtttcattggccctgaaagcccctatggggagcggtcaattaagtatgtattgtattgtattgtaaaaatGGCGGTCATTCCAAGAGGACAAGCTCATTGTTTTGTCTATGACTTTATGCGGTGTTTTTGTCTTAACTATAACAAAAGGCATAGAAAGACTAGACAGAGGTTACCGATATTCACAGTGACAACCCTGGGCGGGTAAAAGACccaatgaaatgaaaggaaaaggaagaagAAATGCAGCGAGAGCCACCAGAACACCCCCCACCGTCCCCCCTCCGCCTATTAAATGCACATCACCACTCGAAATCTGGTTAGTTACGGCACTTTATAAAAAGACATTATAGATATTTAGGCGaacctaaaagtggagctcctcaattattattatcaatattattattattatcattatcattatcattatcattatcattatcattatcattatcattatcattatcattatcattatcattatcattatcattattattattatcggtTTTCGTAAGAATCGGTTTTCTTAAAAATCATTCAACCTCTTATGCTTTAACCAAACTTTATGATAAAATATCCTGTGCAATACATAATATAGAGAAATAACGGTGGGTGTTTTCATAGCCTTGtctaaagcatttgacactgtagatcacaatatttttcttgaaaaattaGAACACTACGGAATCAGGAGTCTTGCACTCAATTGGTTTCGTAGTTATCTGAGTAATAGGCAACAGTATGTGGAGTTTAATAGTTTGTGCTCTTCTCGTCAACGGATTAGGTGCGGCGTACCGCAAGGGTCAATTCTGGGCCCTCTTTTATTTCTGATATACATTAATGACTTATGTAATGTGTCAAATGTTTTAGAATTTatactttttgctgacgataggaatattttttttctcataaagatatAAATACTCTGTCTACAACTTTAACatcgaaatgacaaaattatctgATTGGTGTCGAGTAAACAAGCTTTGTATTAACTTAAAGAAATGTAACTTTATGATTTTTCAAcctcgacaaaaaagacaaaaataggatCTTGCTTTTTCAATAGATGGCTCTCCGATTGAGGAAGTAAAAGAGACTGTATTTTTGGGTGTAGTTATTGATGAAAATTTGACTTGGAAACCTCACATCTTAAAGGTATcgagaaaaatttcaaagtccATTGGTATCCTGTACAGGTCAAGTTTTTGCCTCTCTACAGCCTCTCttcgtattttgtattataCCTTAATTTATCCATACTTAATTTACTGCGTTTCTGTGTGGGGATTGACCTATAATTCTAACTCAAAAAGAATAGTTACTTTCCAGAaaaaaagcaattagaattgttgctaaagttccctttgattcccatacagatcctatttttcgagatctcgaagttttaaaattcagtgatgttgttttgtttcatttaggcaagtttatgttcttcttctctaaaggtttacttccgaattcatttaatgacatgtttacactggctaattatattcatccttataatactagaaactcatccaattgcaatttttatattccattagttcgaactaatatacgaaaatttCAATCCAAGGCCCTAAAATTTCCAAGGCCCTAAattcttcaattctcttgacagtcaaattaagtcatctgAATCTACCGCTCTGTTTTGCAAAAACCtcaaaagatttcttctttatcgttagtagcatcaaattcttcgaggtatttacgcttttgtatttttgtcgataaatgtgtgtgtgtgcactctttcgtctttttaataatatattgtattacgtcccagtgctatcttaaacttaatttcctaatctaatttgaggaagcccatagctccataagctcttatagtttctttatgggcttcctcgccttttttacaattttttgtatttcctttaataaatcggatacattatatgtaatcatggcaaatataaaaaccttgaaacttgaaacctattattattattattattatggcagtaaaaacttctggatgcccagatatcctatacaatgattgggcggcaagccgtagccaatcaatgcgacgaccaaagtccttacaattaaaatcctagttcctaataagaaagatcctagtaattaagtgcaaaactgtttgctatccataaaatcctcaatctaaatactaaaacgtctgttaatcacagaggaaacactttaaaaaaataataaaacgcctaatgtccattatttcaaaagcttaaagcGCCTCGCAATATTAAGTGAGCTTGTGATGACGGACTTCTGTATCTGCAGAGCTATTGTGTCACTTTTATCTCCCACTAGTTCTTTAAGAGCTTTTCTGACATCTCTTGAGTACCCTCCGAGTACATCCACGATAATATTGAACTGTGACACACGATATCCAGGATATCTCTGCTCGAGCTCCCAACGCAATGGCCCATACTTTGTTGTCTTCTCGGCATCTttctcctccctgttttcaatccaggggcagctcatctctatcACCGATACTTTCTTATTCTCCTTGTCCACGATGGTAGCGTCGATCCTATTCGCCTTTACGTGCGTGTTATCTGCATACAAGGGAATGTCCCAATATGCTATCGCCCTCTCATTTTCATACATAGGCTTAGGTTGGATCTTCGAAAACCAAGGAACCTCTGATGTAACTAGGTCCAGCGCCCTgatcacttgaaaaaataaaatcttgagagCGTTGTTGTGCCTTGCCAAATACAACGTCTGGGCTAATGCCCCACAACCAGCTGGGATATGTGGGACACTCTCTGTTGCCTTTCCACACATTCGACACTTTTCCTCTCCGCTGCCACTTGTCCCCAcctttctatgataaaaaacctttgttggaAGTAGCTGTTCGTAAAGTTCTTGTATACCAACAACCACATGCGTGGGTGCCTCTTTCCAACAACTAAGCCAAGCAAAGCAATCTCCTTGTTCTAAGTGCACGTCCTCCCATCTGTTACAGATCATCTTCCCCTGCCACTTTTCTTCCTTCACTTTAGCTCGGACTTCTTCCTGACGCACCTTAGCTATGCACCCCTTAACCTTCTTCCCATTTACTTCTTTACCGTCGTCGTTGACGCACATTGGTTCCGGGTACTCTAGTTTGAGGTGAAGTCCCAACTCCTCCGCATACCTTCTTGCATCCTTGATAGCTGAGTGCCGCCCTCCTCTCACTGACTTCTCTTCAAACAATCTCACTGCCTCCATAGATGGGTCGGGGTTATAGTAGAGCTTCATAGCCGCCTTGATCTTGATATCCTTGTATGTTGTCTCTACCGATCTTAATCCTCTTCCCCCACATTTCCTACTCATATATAATATAGCTGTTGATCCTTGgggatgttttcctccaaattgTACTATTATCTTTCTTGCCTCTCTGTCTACTTGTTGAAGCTGCGCCAGTGGCCAGGTCTGCGTCCACATTATAAGTGGTACACCTTATATAAGTGGTACACGTCGTGCCTCCGGCTTGTGGATGCTAGTCATCATCTACTGAGTTATGGCTTAATGCAAGGCGATCAAAGGGGGGCTAAACAGGACTGTTCGGGTACTGTTGACAACCTACTAATTGATCGCATGGTGTGTCAGGATGCACAGAGAGGCCATAGAAATTTGAGCATGGCGTGGATCGATGTCTCTAAGGCATACGATTCGGTGGATCATCGATGGTTAGTGGAGATGTTCAAGCTTCACAGATTTCCGGAATGGTTTGGATTCTTAATAGGGAAACTCTCTAGGAGTTGGAACACAAGGATCGTCACGGAAACGAAGCAGGGCTGCGAAAGTTCAGAGATCATTCATTTCAAAAAAGGTCTGCCACAGGGTGATTCCCTTTGTCCAACTTTGTTTACATTGTGCCTCAACCCTATTGCTTGGAAGTTGAGAGCCACAAGCGGCTATAAGCTatcaaaa
This window harbors:
- the LOC138001143 gene encoding uncharacterized protein; amino-acid sequence: MWTQTWPLAQLQQVDREARKIIVQFGGKHPQGSTAILYMSRKCGGRGLRSVETTYKDIKIKAAMKLYYNPDPSMEAVRLFEEKSVRGGRHSAIKDARRYAEELGLHLKLEYPEPMCVNDDGKEVNGKKVKGCIAKVRQEEVRAKVKEEKWQGKMICNRWEDVHLEQGDCFAWLSCWKEAPTHVVVGIQELYEQLLPTKVFYHRKVGTSGSGEEKCRMCGKATESVPHIPAGCGALAQTLYLARHNNALKILFFQVIRALDLVTSEVPWFSKIQPKPMYENERAIAYWDIPLYADNTHVKANRIDATIVDKENKKVSVIEMSCPWIENREEKDAEKTTKYGPLRWELEQRYPGYRVSQFNIIVDVLGGYSRDVRKALKELVGDKSDTIALQIQKSVITSSLNIARRFKLLK